The following are encoded in a window of Saccharothrix longispora genomic DNA:
- a CDS encoding sensor histidine kinase: MSRWRLRNWRLRSKLAVVLLVPALSTLTLAGLRLNTQLDDVELFGKVQRELQLSAQAAAVSDALQLERDAAVWFVAGGRGEGAGEYVTRSSKVDSEVGRFRDVAAATSGIDESVRDAFQKAVQSLDGLLALRNTVSNSRYPDVSVHTAYNQVLATLAQVHRATSSSLSNGTLTPLAGANFALYSAKEQLSQQNSILLSVAQRGEFAPGQLNALRAAQSRLDAALSDFANVASQENRQLLSDTVSGPAVDGRNRLVQLAQVQQGESGEVGINDSEVMRVGEETAALLRTVTRDIEGQADRAAVELTETARGNAWRDAALVAVALIIAFALMAFVARSMLTPLRVLRRTALDVARNRLPDAIKRIRTHRDPERAAEEALVPVPINTTEEVGQVARAFDAVQREAVRLAVEQVALRANVNDMFINLSRRSQALVERQITVIDRLEQDEQDPDQLASLFELDHLATQMRRNSENLLVLSGTTVNRRVTRPVPISEVLGAAVSEVEKYARIQIAPAPEMRVQGRVVNDLAHLIAELLDNATAFSKPTTKVTVRAIETRRGEVSIRIHDRGVGMQEQDIAEANTKLADPPEVDVSVAREMGLYVVGQLAKRHEIRVTLSNNDDIEGGVTAQVVLPVGLLHRGPEPIAAKPAPLALPQRQANPDVETSGVGVLAGVPKWTPDATPGAYAPPDATPAPFPVVQTHTAEPNGYFEVERSPSTDLFTATVTETVPPPADEAPDYSYPPGAAEYEPTPPPAIEEDDASTQRLPIYEDVLSRWFQGGEAADAPVHVQGDLNGGRSVPPETAAERTMFADRVDLVGDSDGSASERTVYAQRVDPAEAEHAPAHAAPAPSPLPKPVPPEPKGSTPAGLPKREPAPSAIPTSGTAAGWGAADDGWSTATDTLKAPVDDTTTAGLPKRVPKARLVPGSLTAPSPRGSSPSAQPSANGSTSAGLATAPPRRSADRLRQRFATYQRGVQLGRESGDEAGMPWEGLSFGNADNKEQK, encoded by the coding sequence GTGTCCCGGTGGCGTCTGAGGAACTGGCGCCTGCGCAGCAAGCTGGCCGTGGTGCTCCTGGTGCCCGCGCTGAGCACGCTGACCCTCGCGGGGCTGCGGCTGAACACGCAGCTCGACGACGTCGAGCTGTTCGGCAAGGTCCAGCGGGAACTCCAGCTGTCCGCCCAGGCCGCCGCGGTCTCCGACGCGCTCCAGCTGGAGCGCGACGCCGCGGTGTGGTTCGTGGCGGGCGGTCGCGGCGAAGGCGCCGGGGAGTACGTCACGCGGTCCAGCAAGGTCGACAGCGAGGTCGGTCGCTTCCGCGACGTCGCCGCGGCGACGAGCGGCATCGACGAATCGGTGCGCGACGCGTTCCAGAAGGCGGTGCAGTCCCTCGACGGCCTGCTCGCCCTGCGCAACACGGTGTCCAACAGCAGGTACCCCGACGTCTCGGTCCACACCGCGTACAACCAGGTGCTGGCCACGCTCGCGCAGGTGCACCGGGCGACGTCGAGCAGCCTGAGCAACGGGACGCTGACGCCGCTCGCGGGCGCCAACTTCGCGCTGTACAGCGCGAAGGAGCAGCTGTCGCAGCAGAACTCCATCCTGCTGTCGGTCGCGCAGCGCGGCGAGTTCGCGCCCGGCCAGCTGAACGCGTTGCGCGCCGCGCAGTCCCGTTTGGACGCCGCGCTGTCGGACTTCGCGAACGTCGCGAGCCAGGAGAACCGCCAGCTGCTGTCGGACACCGTGTCCGGCCCGGCGGTGGACGGCCGCAACCGGCTCGTGCAGCTCGCCCAGGTGCAGCAGGGCGAGTCCGGCGAGGTCGGGATCAACGACTCCGAGGTCATGCGGGTCGGCGAGGAGACCGCGGCGCTGCTGCGGACGGTCACCCGCGACATCGAGGGCCAGGCCGACCGGGCGGCGGTCGAGCTGACCGAGACCGCCCGCGGCAACGCCTGGCGCGACGCGGCCCTGGTCGCCGTCGCCCTGATCATCGCGTTCGCCCTCATGGCGTTCGTCGCCCGCTCGATGCTGACGCCGCTGCGCGTCCTGCGGCGCACCGCGCTCGACGTGGCCCGCAACCGCCTGCCCGACGCGATCAAGCGCATCCGGACGCACCGCGACCCGGAACGCGCCGCGGAGGAGGCGTTGGTGCCGGTGCCCATCAACACGACCGAAGAGGTCGGCCAGGTGGCCCGCGCGTTCGACGCCGTGCAGCGCGAGGCCGTCCGCCTCGCCGTCGAGCAGGTGGCGCTCCGCGCGAACGTCAACGACATGTTCATCAACCTGTCGCGGCGCTCGCAGGCACTGGTGGAGCGGCAGATCACGGTCATCGACCGGCTGGAGCAGGACGAGCAGGACCCCGACCAGCTGGCCAGCCTGTTCGAGCTGGACCACCTGGCGACCCAGATGCGCCGCAACAGCGAGAACCTGCTGGTGCTCTCCGGCACCACGGTCAACCGCCGCGTCACCCGGCCCGTGCCGATCTCCGAGGTGCTCGGCGCCGCGGTGTCCGAGGTCGAGAAGTACGCCCGCATCCAGATCGCGCCCGCGCCCGAGATGCGCGTGCAGGGCCGCGTGGTCAACGACCTCGCGCACCTCATCGCCGAGCTGCTCGACAACGCGACCGCGTTCTCCAAGCCCACCACCAAGGTCACGGTGCGGGCGATCGAGACCCGGCGCGGCGAGGTGTCCATCCGCATCCACGACCGCGGTGTCGGCATGCAGGAGCAGGACATCGCCGAGGCGAACACCAAGCTCGCCGACCCGCCCGAGGTCGACGTGTCGGTGGCCCGCGAGATGGGCCTGTACGTGGTCGGCCAGCTGGCCAAGCGCCACGAGATCAGGGTCACGCTGAGCAACAACGACGACATAGAGGGTGGGGTCACGGCCCAGGTCGTCCTCCCGGTCGGCCTGCTGCACCGGGGACCCGAGCCGATCGCCGCGAAGCCCGCGCCGCTGGCCCTGCCGCAGCGCCAGGCCAACCCGGACGTGGAGACCAGCGGTGTCGGCGTGCTCGCCGGCGTCCCCAAGTGGACGCCGGACGCCACACCCGGCGCGTACGCCCCGCCGGACGCGACGCCCGCGCCGTTCCCGGTGGTGCAGACGCACACCGCCGAGCCCAACGGCTACTTCGAGGTCGAGCGGAGCCCGTCGACCGACCTGTTCACCGCCACGGTGACCGAGACGGTCCCGCCGCCCGCCGACGAGGCACCGGACTACTCCTACCCGCCGGGCGCGGCCGAGTACGAGCCCACGCCCCCGCCGGCGATCGAGGAGGACGACGCCTCGACCCAGCGCCTGCCCATCTACGAGGACGTGCTGTCCCGCTGGTTCCAGGGCGGCGAGGCCGCCGACGCGCCCGTGCACGTGCAGGGCGACCTCAACGGCGGCCGGAGCGTGCCGCCCGAGACCGCCGCGGAGAGGACCATGTTCGCCGATCGGGTCGACCTGGTCGGGGACTCGGACGGGTCCGCGTCGGAGCGCACGGTCTACGCCCAGCGCGTGGACCCGGCCGAGGCGGAGCACGCCCCGGCCCACGCCGCTCCCGCGCCGTCACCGCTCCCCAAGCCCGTCCCGCCGGAGCCCAAGGGCTCCACGCCCGCGGGTCTGCCCAAGCGCGAGCCCGCGCCGTCGGCGATCCCCACGTCGGGGACGGCGGCCGGGTGGGGCGCGGCGGACGACGGGTGGTCCACGGCCACCGACACGCTCAAGGCTCCCGTGGACGACACCACCACCGCGGGTCTGCCCAAGCGCGTCCCCAAGGCGCGCCTGGTGCCCGGATCGCTCACCGCGCCCTCCCCCCGGGGATCGTCGCCGTCGGCCCAGCCGTCGGCGAACGGCTCCACGTCCGCCGGCCTCGCGACCGCGCCCCCGCGCCGGTCCGCGGACCGGTTGCGGCAGCGCTTCGCCACCTACCAGCGAGGTGTGCAGCTGGGCCGCGAGTCCGGTGACGAAGCCGGGATGCCCTGGGAGGGCTTGTCGTTCGGCAACGCAGACAACAAGGAGCAGAAGTGA
- a CDS encoding ABC transporter substrate-binding protein gives MTRRVGLSARRIFGVLSAVALFASVSACGALGGSGSEDKPAEAAAPGKVEKAKITLGLIPVLDVASVHVAIKKGYFKEEGLEVEVKTIQGGAAAIPGLIDGSLDITFGNWVSFFLAESKGAAKGVDGLKLVSDGYQAKPEMFLILSKSDSAVKSPKDLEGKTIAINTFKNIAELTAKATLEANNVDVSKVTFKEFAFPDMEAAVQNGTVDAAFMVEPFISKAQRVSGQITVLDAASGPTDGIPIAGYGTTGKFANQNPNTVKAFQRAMAKGQRDAADRPTVEPLLVEYAKVDKETAGLVHFGEYPTTLDATRLQRVSNLMRTYGLLENDFDVKPMLVSSEG, from the coding sequence ATGACTCGAAGAGTCGGCCTCTCGGCTCGAAGGATCTTCGGCGTGCTGTCCGCCGTCGCCCTGTTCGCCAGCGTGTCCGCCTGTGGCGCGCTCGGCGGCAGCGGCAGCGAGGACAAGCCCGCCGAGGCCGCAGCTCCGGGCAAGGTCGAGAAGGCCAAGATCACCCTTGGCCTGATCCCCGTCCTCGACGTCGCGTCGGTCCACGTCGCGATCAAGAAGGGTTACTTCAAGGAGGAGGGTCTTGAGGTCGAGGTCAAGACCATCCAGGGTGGCGCCGCGGCCATCCCGGGCCTGATCGACGGTTCGCTCGACATCACGTTCGGCAACTGGGTCTCGTTCTTCCTCGCCGAGTCCAAGGGCGCCGCGAAGGGCGTCGACGGCCTGAAGCTGGTCAGCGACGGCTACCAGGCCAAGCCCGAGATGTTCCTGATCCTGTCCAAGTCGGACTCGGCCGTGAAGTCCCCCAAGGACCTCGAGGGCAAGACGATCGCGATCAACACCTTCAAGAACATCGCCGAGCTGACCGCGAAGGCCACGTTGGAAGCCAACAACGTGGACGTGTCCAAGGTGACGTTCAAGGAGTTCGCGTTCCCCGACATGGAAGCCGCGGTGCAGAACGGCACCGTCGACGCCGCCTTCATGGTGGAGCCCTTCATCAGCAAGGCCCAGCGCGTCAGCGGCCAGATCACCGTGCTCGACGCGGCGTCCGGCCCGACGGACGGCATCCCGATCGCGGGCTACGGCACGACCGGCAAGTTCGCCAACCAGAACCCCAACACGGTGAAGGCGTTCCAGCGCGCCATGGCCAAGGGGCAGCGCGACGCCGCCGACCGCCCCACGGTCGAGCCGCTGCTCGTCGAGTACGCCAAGGTGGACAAGGAAACCGCTGGTCTGGTCCACTTCGGCGAGTACCCGACGACGCTCGACGCCACCCGGTTGCAGCGGGTCTCGAACCTGATGCGAACCTACGGGCTGCTCGAGAACGACTTCGACGTGAAGCCGATGCTGGTCAGCTCCGAGGGCTGA
- a CDS encoding 4-hydroxybenzoate 3-monooxygenase, giving the protein MSDLDTEWAVQSNRRAVGIVGAGPAGLTLGNLLHEAGIPCVVLEKGTREYIEARPRAGVLEHRAVQMLTEHGLADRLLREADRHGACEFRVNGHAHEVDYSTLYDGQTHYIYPQQEVVRDLVRHYADERGGEVRWSVRNVELHDVTGPEPALTWTNADGTEERLECSFIAGADGFHGVSRRSIPAGALQEFTHQHGIEWLSILAEAPPSTHKVIYALHPDGFAGHMLRSSTVSRYYLQVPVDDSVDNWPDERVWAELHKRLALKDSDWKLVEGPIIEKRILDMRSHVVEPMNHGNLYLLGDAAHIITPVGAKGMNLALHDAEVLADAIAAYHRTGDDTGLRTYSEVCLRRVWRAQEFSQWMVFMIHRSPEPFLSRLGQARLEHLIGSRSSAGYFAQNYVGP; this is encoded by the coding sequence GTGAGTGATCTTGACACCGAATGGGCCGTACAGAGCAACCGGCGTGCGGTGGGCATCGTCGGCGCGGGCCCGGCGGGATTGACCTTGGGTAACCTCCTGCACGAAGCGGGAATTCCCTGCGTTGTGCTGGAAAAAGGCACCCGGGAGTACATCGAGGCGAGGCCCCGCGCGGGGGTCCTGGAGCACCGCGCGGTGCAGATGTTGACCGAGCACGGGCTCGCCGACAGATTGCTCCGAGAGGCGGATCGGCACGGGGCGTGCGAATTCCGCGTGAACGGGCATGCGCACGAGGTGGACTACTCCACGCTGTACGACGGCCAGACGCACTACATCTACCCGCAGCAGGAGGTCGTCCGGGACCTCGTTCGGCACTACGCGGACGAGCGCGGCGGTGAGGTCCGGTGGTCGGTCAGGAACGTCGAACTGCACGACGTCACCGGACCGGAACCGGCTCTGACCTGGACGAACGCGGACGGCACGGAGGAGCGGCTGGAGTGCTCGTTCATCGCCGGCGCGGACGGGTTCCACGGCGTGAGCCGGCGGAGCATCCCGGCCGGGGCGCTCCAGGAGTTCACCCACCAGCACGGGATCGAGTGGCTGAGCATCCTGGCCGAGGCCCCGCCATCCACCCACAAGGTGATTTACGCACTTCACCCGGATGGATTCGCGGGTCACATGCTCCGCAGTTCTACGGTTTCGCGCTACTACCTGCAGGTCCCGGTGGACGACAGCGTGGACAACTGGCCGGACGAGCGGGTGTGGGCGGAGCTGCACAAGCGGTTGGCGCTCAAGGACTCCGACTGGAAGCTGGTCGAGGGCCCCATCATCGAGAAGCGCATCCTCGACATGCGCAGCCACGTGGTCGAACCGATGAACCACGGGAACCTGTACCTGCTGGGGGACGCCGCGCACATCATCACCCCGGTGGGCGCCAAGGGCATGAACCTCGCGCTGCACGACGCGGAGGTGCTCGCGGATGCCATCGCCGCCTACCACCGAACGGGCGATGACACCGGCCTCCGAACGTACTCCGAGGTGTGCTTGCGCAGGGTCTGGCGTGCGCAGGAGTTCTCCCAGTGGATGGTCTTCATGATCCACCGTTCGCCGGAGCCCTTCCTGAGCCGTTTGGGGCAGGCCCGGCTGGAGCACCTGATCGGCTCCCGGTCCTCCGCGGGCTATTTCGCACAAAACTACGTGGGACCTTGA